A genomic region of Roseateles amylovorans contains the following coding sequences:
- a CDS encoding UDP-N-acetylglucosamine 1-carboxyvinyltransferase: MSNLIVHGGSPLKGRIVPSANKNAVLPILCATLLTREPVRLHGVPEITDVKKILEVFRNLGSSVSVDFKTGILDLHHLDTHFDPAKDHLPEEMRSSIMLVPGLMARFGAARIEDDVKGCTLGAREIDPHVEVFERFGASVDRASDGLLLKVDGQLKANDHWTDYASVTTTENFVLCAALAHGTSTLMNAASEPHVQEFCQFMQMLGARLEGLGTSRLTIHGVKSLGGGEFTFAEDFHEIVTFLALGAITGGDVRVKNSHPEQFPLIDRTFAKFGVQIIHEDGWSRSVVDGKLKVKEPFTRNILQKVEAAPWPYLPVDLLPIFVALGVKAEGSVMFWNKVYDGAMGWTTELSKFGAHAFLSDPHRMVTFGGKTLSPAEVESPYIIRVAIALLMVAASIPGKSTIRNATPVRRAHPQFAENITRLGAKVEWVEGD, encoded by the coding sequence ATGTCCAACCTCATCGTCCACGGCGGCTCCCCCCTGAAGGGCCGCATCGTTCCCTCGGCCAACAAGAACGCCGTCCTGCCCATCCTGTGCGCCACGCTGCTCACCCGTGAGCCGGTGCGATTGCATGGCGTGCCCGAGATCACCGATGTGAAGAAGATCCTCGAGGTCTTCCGCAACCTGGGCAGCAGCGTGTCGGTGGACTTCAAGACCGGCATCCTCGACCTGCATCACCTGGACACCCATTTCGATCCGGCCAAGGACCACCTGCCCGAAGAAATGCGCAGCTCCATCATGCTGGTGCCCGGCCTGATGGCGCGCTTCGGCGCCGCCCGCATCGAGGACGACGTCAAGGGCTGCACCCTCGGCGCGCGCGAGATCGATCCGCATGTGGAGGTGTTCGAACGCTTCGGCGCCAGCGTCGACCGCGCCAGCGACGGCCTGCTGCTGAAGGTGGACGGCCAGCTCAAGGCCAATGACCACTGGACCGATTACGCCTCGGTCACCACCACCGAGAACTTCGTGCTGTGCGCCGCGTTGGCCCACGGCACCTCCACCCTGATGAATGCCGCCAGCGAGCCGCATGTGCAGGAGTTCTGCCAGTTCATGCAGATGCTGGGCGCCCGGCTCGAAGGCCTGGGCACCTCCCGGCTGACCATCCACGGCGTCAAGTCCCTGGGCGGCGGCGAGTTCACCTTCGCCGAAGACTTCCACGAGATCGTCACCTTCCTGGCCCTGGGCGCCATCACCGGCGGCGATGTGCGGGTCAAGAATTCGCATCCGGAGCAGTTCCCGCTGATCGATCGCACCTTCGCCAAATTCGGCGTGCAGATCATTCATGAGGACGGATGGTCCCGCTCGGTGGTCGACGGCAAGCTCAAGGTGAAGGAACCCTTCACCCGCAATATCCTGCAGAAGGTGGAAGCCGCGCCGTGGCCTTATCTGCCGGTAGACCTGCTGCCGATCTTCGTCGCGCTCGGCGTCAAGGCCGAGGGCAGCGTGATGTTCTGGAACAAGGTCTATGACGGCGCGATGGGCTGGACCACCGAACTCTCGAAGTTTGGCGCCCATGCCTTCTTGTCCGACCCGCACCGGATGGTCACCTTCGGCGGCAAGACGCTGAGCCCGGCCGAGGTCGAGAGCCCCTACATCATCCGGGTGGCCATCGCCCTGCTGATGGTGGCGGCCAGCATTCCCGGCAAGTCGACGATCCGCAATGCGACCCCGGTCCGCCGTGCGCATCCGCAGTTCGCAGAAAACATCACCCGGCTGGGTGCCAAGGTGGAATGGGTCGAGGGCGACTGA
- a CDS encoding pseudouridine synthase, with the protein MARPPKLALPLREGVAASALACPPGPWPLVLDYLAERLPLVTRADWAERLRRGDVLDDQGHALAPEALYQPHRRLYYWRWLADEPEIPFEAQILHLDEHLLVADKPHFLPVTPKGRYVRETLLTRLRRATGLADLSPIHRLDRETAGLTLFSVQPGSRDAYQRLFRDRAVEKVYEAVAGWREDLSLPLSLATRLEEHPVDFMQMRTVDGEPNAFTHIALIERLGPTLARYELRPHSGVKHQLRAQMDSLGLPLRGDRIYPVLQPVEETPDFSRPLQLLAREIGFVDPLSGATRRFRTGLRLADIA; encoded by the coding sequence ATGGCACGTCCGCCCAAACTGGCCTTGCCCTTGCGTGAGGGCGTGGCTGCCAGCGCCTTGGCCTGCCCGCCGGGCCCGTGGCCGCTGGTGCTGGACTACCTCGCCGAGCGTCTGCCGCTGGTCACCCGCGCGGACTGGGCCGAGCGGCTGCGACGCGGTGACGTCCTGGACGACCAAGGCCACGCGCTGGCCCCCGAAGCGCTCTACCAGCCTCATCGTCGCCTCTACTACTGGCGCTGGCTGGCCGACGAGCCGGAGATTCCTTTTGAAGCGCAGATCCTGCACCTGGACGAGCACCTGCTGGTGGCCGACAAGCCGCATTTCCTGCCGGTCACGCCCAAGGGCCGCTATGTGCGCGAAACGCTGCTCACCCGCCTGCGCCGAGCAACCGGCCTGGCCGACCTGAGTCCGATCCATCGTCTGGATCGGGAAACGGCGGGACTGACGTTGTTCTCGGTGCAGCCGGGCAGCCGGGACGCCTACCAACGCCTGTTCCGCGATCGCGCGGTGGAGAAGGTCTATGAGGCGGTGGCCGGTTGGCGCGAGGACCTGTCGCTGCCCCTGTCCCTCGCCACGCGGCTGGAAGAGCATCCGGTGGACTTCATGCAGATGCGCACCGTCGATGGCGAACCCAATGCCTTCACCCACATCGCCCTGATCGAACGGCTGGGGCCGACGCTCGCGCGCTACGAGCTGCGTCCGCACAGCGGCGTCAAACACCAGTTGCGGGCGCAGATGGACAGCCTGGGTCTGCCGCTGCGGGGCGACCGCATCTATCCCGTGCTTCAACCGGTGGAAGAGACCCCGGACTTCAGTCGCCCGCTCCAGTTGCTGGCGCGGGAGATCGGGTTTGTGGATCCGCTGAGCGGCGCGACGCGCCGCTTCCGCACCGGGCTGCGTCTGGCGGACATCGCCTGA
- a CDS encoding rhodanese-related sulfurtransferase, which produces MSDPIAPTAPTDAASGPAHEHSSFYKFVALRETRALAQRLRDVYEALGRLVGGNVLLAPEGVTGAIGGPPQALAAFEAALRAEPEFADLHFKRSFCATRPFTLLKVHEKPELVAFGLPDVTGLADARDTHVSPREWRELIRRDDVVVLDNRNHFEFELGHFEGAIDPDVRHFRDFPAYVAAHADGWKREGKTVAMYCTGGIRCEKLSGWMIDQGLAVRQLDGGILNYFEQMPDADADWRGECFVFDKRIAIDTRRQETATTAEQVYGDDPAEAWRLARAKRLDPKG; this is translated from the coding sequence ATGTCCGATCCCATCGCACCCACCGCCCCGACAGATGCCGCCTCAGGGCCGGCGCATGAGCACAGCTCGTTCTACAAGTTTGTCGCGCTGCGCGAGACCCGGGCGCTCGCGCAGCGGCTGCGCGATGTCTACGAGGCGCTCGGGCGCTTGGTGGGGGGCAATGTGCTGCTGGCGCCGGAGGGGGTGACCGGTGCGATTGGCGGGCCGCCGCAGGCGCTGGCGGCCTTTGAAGCCGCGCTGCGTGCCGAACCCGAGTTTGCGGACCTGCATTTCAAGCGCAGCTTCTGCGCGACGCGACCCTTCACCTTGCTGAAGGTACACGAGAAGCCGGAGCTGGTGGCCTTCGGGCTGCCGGACGTCACCGGCCTGGCCGATGCCCGGGACACCCATGTCTCGCCGCGCGAATGGCGCGAGCTGATCCGGCGTGACGATGTGGTGGTGCTGGACAACCGCAACCACTTCGAATTCGAGCTGGGCCATTTCGAGGGCGCGATCGATCCCGACGTGCGTCACTTCCGGGATTTTCCGGCCTATGTGGCGGCCCATGCGGACGGCTGGAAGCGTGAAGGCAAGACGGTGGCGATGTACTGCACCGGCGGCATCCGCTGCGAAAAGCTGTCGGGCTGGATGATCGACCAGGGCCTGGCGGTACGTCAGCTCGATGGCGGCATCCTCAACTACTTCGAGCAGATGCCCGATGCCGATGCGGACTGGCGGGGCGAGTGCTTTGTCTTCGACAAGCGGATCGCGATCGACACGCGACGTCAGGAAACCGCCACCACGGCGGAACAGGTGTATGGCGACGACCCGGCCGAAGCCTGGCGGCTGGCGCGGGCGAAGCGGCTGGATCCGAAGGGCTGA
- a CDS encoding TIGR02285 family protein gives MGRGRLTRSLRRAIGSARALALNTRSGAAITAALLVALVPTQVRATVAQPPSMPATIRWLVQDLPPHFSFRDGRAPQRPDELGQGEVDGFLRVLIARMPQFRHELVELSLPRFQAQVRQGETLCTVLHVRTPERLQWLYFTPLHPPMMSRQIHVIVRRDDLARFEAGGQPLKLADLMQRRELVGLLPRNRSYGPRIDQLLASRPDTAPRAVVAGRGANLLAMLKAGRMDYTLDYPASVDEFMTQHPGPPELAKLPLAEGRSTMVAVSACSRTPDGRRAIEAIDRTVREMAADPQREQWIRSWRGGATLDADDHQRLRRYLDERGRGPAQID, from the coding sequence ATGGGTCGAGGGCGACTGACCCGGTCCCTGCGTCGAGCGATCGGCTCGGCACGGGCCCTTGCGCTGAACACACGATCAGGCGCCGCCATCACCGCGGCGCTGCTGGTGGCGCTCGTCCCGACGCAGGTGCGCGCCACCGTCGCCCAGCCACCGTCGATGCCCGCCACCATCCGTTGGCTGGTGCAGGACCTGCCCCCCCATTTCAGCTTTCGGGACGGTCGGGCGCCGCAGCGTCCGGATGAGCTGGGACAGGGCGAGGTGGACGGCTTCCTGCGGGTGCTGATCGCCCGCATGCCACAGTTCCGCCACGAGCTGGTCGAGCTGAGCCTGCCGCGCTTCCAAGCCCAGGTGCGCCAGGGCGAAACGCTGTGCACCGTGCTGCATGTGCGCACGCCCGAGCGCCTCCAGTGGCTGTACTTCACCCCGCTGCATCCGCCGATGATGTCGCGCCAGATTCATGTGATCGTGCGGCGGGACGATCTCGCCCGCTTCGAAGCCGGCGGGCAGCCGCTGAAGCTGGCCGATTTGATGCAGCGCCGCGAACTGGTCGGCCTGCTTCCGCGCAACCGCAGCTACGGCCCGCGCATCGACCAATTGCTGGCTTCACGGCCTGACACGGCGCCGCGTGCGGTCGTGGCGGGGCGGGGTGCGAATCTGCTGGCCATGCTCAAGGCCGGCCGCATGGACTACACCTTGGACTATCCGGCATCGGTCGATGAGTTCATGACGCAGCATCCCGGCCCGCCCGAGCTGGCCAAGCTGCCGCTGGCCGAGGGTCGCAGCACGATGGTGGCGGTCAGTGCCTGCAGCCGCACGCCCGACGGTCGACGTGCCATCGAAGCGATTGACCGCACGGTGCGCGAGATGGCGGCGGATCCTCAGCGCGAGCAATGGATCCGGTCGTGGCGTGGCGGTGCGACGCTGGACGCGGACGACCATCAGCGCCTGCGCCGCTACCTGGACGAGCGCGGGCGCGGGCCGGCGCAGATCGACTGA
- a CDS encoding aminotransferase class V-fold PLP-dependent enzyme: protein MEIYLDANATTPVLAQARAAALAVMDQDFGNPSSIHSTGLKARALMDAVRARARRVLGLNTGELLFLSGATEGIQTAVLSALGALRERRASSEGATADIRWLLYGATEHKAVPEALRHWNRLLGLDLEVKAIPVGEDGRHDLDWLRAHAAQAGMICTMAANNETGVISDLEGIAAVIADIGAPSDRTAHRPFWMVDGVQALGKLPLQLEARGIDYAPFSGHKLYAPKGIGLLYVRAGAPFTPLLAGGGQESALRSGTENMSGIAALGAVLAALEEGRDFRDGATLLAYRDRLTLALREAFPDLRFNAPPALCLPTTLNFSVPGLSSKLLLDLFDAADVRVSGGSACSAAKAQPSYVLEAMGLPASQTASAVRLSFGPAADDAFIREACARIRACGEALRENCLSPTGNQPLPADGVTRFVVDGACCWLIADAASRRCVVIDPLPELNDRLSQWLRCQGYALAAVLDTHSHGDHASSAATLRAAVPELLTPGEVDGLGWPLADGRHERLTALVLGDRRLTRLPIPGHTEDSTAYLLHESQGLTTAFVGDMVMPGALGRSDFDQSAPLAYRDSLRQLAEVVGPHCVLAPAHDYDNRFASTLSAESALQPLLAHALRGTLDAQAFAAAKAGLERHLALTEYQTMACGARVDSRRFEVDTEVDIAALRDLLERHPQARLIDVREPYEQRLSLLPDLPERGAGHRLQATPLSRLVDALPEWLSLPADQPLVFFCRSGNRSAQAALALRRLGHEAAFTLAGGLALWPKESALDSALYV, encoded by the coding sequence ATGGAAATCTACCTCGACGCCAATGCCACCACCCCGGTGCTGGCCCAGGCCCGCGCCGCCGCGCTGGCCGTCATGGACCAGGACTTCGGCAATCCCAGCAGCATCCACAGCACGGGATTGAAGGCGCGGGCGTTGATGGATGCCGTACGCGCACGGGCCCGTCGCGTGCTGGGCCTGAACACTGGGGAGCTGCTGTTCCTCAGCGGCGCGACCGAAGGCATCCAAACGGCGGTGCTGTCCGCACTGGGCGCACTGCGGGAGCGACGTGCGAGCTCGGAGGGCGCCACGGCGGACATCCGCTGGCTGCTCTACGGCGCCACCGAACACAAGGCGGTGCCCGAGGCGCTGCGCCACTGGAACCGCCTGCTGGGCCTGGACCTGGAGGTCAAGGCCATCCCGGTCGGCGAGGATGGCCGGCACGACCTCGACTGGCTGCGCGCTCACGCCGCCCAGGCCGGCATGATCTGCACGATGGCGGCGAACAACGAGACCGGCGTCATCAGCGACCTGGAGGGCATTGCCGCAGTGATCGCCGACATCGGCGCGCCCTCGGACCGCACGGCACACCGCCCATTCTGGATGGTCGACGGGGTCCAGGCCCTGGGCAAACTGCCGCTGCAACTGGAGGCACGGGGCATCGACTATGCGCCGTTCTCCGGTCACAAACTCTATGCGCCCAAGGGCATCGGCCTGCTGTATGTGCGTGCCGGCGCGCCCTTCACACCGCTGCTGGCCGGCGGGGGACAGGAGAGCGCGCTGCGCTCGGGCACCGAAAACATGTCGGGCATTGCCGCGCTGGGCGCGGTGCTGGCGGCACTCGAAGAAGGCCGTGACTTCCGCGACGGCGCCACGCTGCTGGCCTACCGCGACCGGCTCACCCTGGCCCTGCGCGAGGCCTTCCCCGACCTGCGCTTCAATGCGCCGCCGGCGCTGTGCCTGCCGACCACGCTGAATTTCTCGGTCCCGGGCCTGAGCTCCAAGCTGCTGCTGGACCTGTTCGACGCGGCCGACGTCCGGGTGAGCGGCGGCTCCGCCTGCAGCGCGGCCAAGGCCCAACCCAGCTATGTGCTGGAGGCGATGGGGCTGCCCGCTTCGCAGACGGCCTCCGCGGTGCGCCTGTCCTTCGGCCCGGCCGCGGACGACGCCTTCATTCGCGAGGCCTGTGCCCGGATCCGCGCCTGCGGTGAGGCCTTGCGGGAAAACTGCCTGAGCCCCACGGGCAACCAGCCCTTGCCCGCCGACGGCGTGACCCGATTCGTCGTCGATGGGGCCTGCTGCTGGCTGATCGCCGATGCCGCCAGCAGACGCTGCGTCGTCATCGATCCGCTGCCGGAGTTGAACGACCGGCTGTCGCAATGGCTGCGCTGTCAGGGTTATGCGTTGGCCGCCGTGCTGGACACCCACAGCCATGGCGACCATGCCTCATCGGCGGCCACGCTGCGCGCGGCGGTACCAGAGCTGCTCACGCCCGGCGAGGTGGATGGCCTGGGCTGGCCGCTGGCTGACGGCCGCCACGAGCGGCTCACGGCCCTGGTCCTGGGCGATCGGCGCCTCACCCGCCTGCCGATCCCGGGTCACACCGAGGATTCAACCGCCTACCTGCTGCACGAGTCGCAGGGCCTGACCACCGCCTTCGTCGGCGACATGGTGATGCCCGGTGCGCTGGGCCGCAGCGACTTCGACCAGAGCGCCCCACTGGCGTACCGCGACTCGCTGCGCCAGCTGGCGGAGGTGGTCGGCCCGCATTGCGTCCTGGCGCCGGCCCATGACTATGACAACCGTTTCGCCAGCACCCTGAGCGCGGAATCCGCGCTCCAGCCCCTGCTGGCCCATGCCCTGCGCGGCACGCTGGATGCGCAGGCCTTCGCCGCCGCCAAGGCCGGGCTGGAGCGCCACCTCGCGCTGACCGAGTACCAGACCATGGCCTGCGGCGCCCGCGTCGACAGCCGCCGTTTCGAGGTCGACACCGAGGTCGACATCGCGGCCTTGCGCGATCTGCTGGAGCGCCATCCCCAGGCCCGGCTGATCGATGTGCGCGAGCCCTACGAACAGCGCCTGAGCCTGCTGCCCGACCTGCCGGAACGCGGCGCGGGCCATCGGCTGCAGGCCACGCCGCTGTCGCGGCTGGTGGACGCCTTGCCCGAATGGCTGTCCCTGCCGGCGGACCAGCCCCTGGTGTTCTTCTGCCGCAGCGGCAACCGCAGTGCGCAGGCGGCGCTGGCGCTGCGCCGTCTCGGCCATGAGGCGGCCTTCACCCTGGCCGGCGGCCTGGCGCTGTGGCCGAAGGAGTCGGCCCTCGATTCCGCCCTTTACGTGTGA